One genomic segment of Sporomusaceae bacterium FL31 includes these proteins:
- a CDS encoding UPF0597 protein, with translation MNTQKSNRYIQILKEELVPALGCTEPIAIAYAAAKARAVLGCFPDHAIVECSGNIVKNAKSVTVPYTGGLMGIRASMLAGLVGGNADYKLEVLSALTPMHRTVVKELLDQSFGEVRLLSTENNLHLIVHVMGQEETVTVEIKDSHSHICKITRNGQVVYQHEADREPNSGSNTDRQGLSVTDIYEFANTVSLDKVSSLLARQMEYNMNIADEGMRGDYGINIGRILLLTGHNRGVLDKIKAYAAAASEARMSGCILPVITNSGSGNQGITASVPVIVYAREQGLSEESLYRGLVFSNLLNIHQKTFIGRLSAFCGAVSAACASGAAITYLAGGSLEQINQTITNTLANVSGIVCDGAKPSCAAKIASCLDASYLSHVLAMEGKAYQAGNGILKADVEETIAAVGRIAYKGMRATDIEILEIMLEA, from the coding sequence ATGAATACTCAAAAAAGCAACCGTTATATTCAAATACTAAAAGAAGAGCTGGTTCCAGCGCTAGGCTGCACTGAACCCATTGCAATTGCTTATGCAGCGGCTAAGGCCAGAGCGGTTTTGGGCTGTTTTCCTGATCATGCAATCGTGGAATGCAGCGGCAATATCGTGAAAAATGCTAAGAGTGTAACTGTTCCTTATACGGGCGGCTTAATGGGCATTCGGGCCAGCATGCTGGCTGGACTTGTTGGCGGCAACGCTGATTATAAACTGGAAGTGCTATCTGCTTTAACTCCAATGCATAGGACTGTTGTAAAAGAATTGCTGGATCAGAGCTTTGGCGAGGTAAGGCTGCTGTCAACAGAGAATAATCTGCATCTTATCGTACATGTAATGGGGCAAGAAGAAACGGTGACAGTAGAGATTAAAGACAGTCATAGTCATATCTGTAAAATTACCAGAAATGGCCAAGTGGTTTATCAGCATGAAGCTGACCGCGAGCCTAATTCAGGAAGTAACACCGATCGTCAGGGGCTATCCGTAACGGATATTTACGAATTTGCCAACACCGTGTCATTAGATAAAGTTAGCAGCCTGCTCGCACGACAAATGGAGTACAATATGAATATTGCCGATGAAGGTATGCGCGGAGATTATGGGATCAATATTGGCCGTATTTTGCTGCTAACTGGTCATAACAGAGGTGTGCTGGATAAGATCAAAGCTTATGCTGCAGCCGCCTCAGAGGCTAGAATGAGTGGCTGTATTCTGCCTGTCATCACCAATTCCGGCAGTGGCAATCAAGGAATTACAGCATCTGTTCCTGTTATTGTATATGCCCGGGAGCAAGGCTTGTCTGAAGAAAGCTTGTATCGGGGGCTGGTATTCTCCAACCTATTGAATATCCATCAGAAAACATTTATTGGTCGTTTATCGGCTTTTTGCGGTGCCGTTAGTGCAGCTTGTGCCAGTGGTGCTGCAATTACTTATCTTGCAGGCGGTAGTCTTGAACAAATTAATCAAACCATCACCAATACGCTGGCTAATGTTTCGGGTATTGTCTGTGATGGAGCTAAGCCATCCTGTGCGGCAAAAATCGCTTCCTGTTTGGATGCTTCCTACTTATCACATGTATTGGCTATGGAGGGAAAGGCTTATCAAGCAGGTAACGGCATTTTAAAAGCCGATGTGGAAGAAACCATTGCTGCTGTCGGACGCATTGCCTACAAAGGGATGCGCGCTACTGATATCGAAATTCTCGAAATCATGCTGGAGGCCTAA
- a CDS encoding ATPase AAA, whose product MKTVISNIAHIQSFVQEYAETITDVLELAVTIIDEECIRIGGTGPHAESIGRPIPCGSFFRQVIASGQPGLIYDQDGTNVCQNCDTSFYCQELATMGFPISKQGQIVGVIGVIAFTAEQKDRLVGNSEKFLSFLRHMSSLLESKLLMLDDQWRLQNQVQEVLETVNQTYVFGTMLGRDKNFIQFLQKAERVATSNSTILIRGESGTGKELLAKALHAESARSQQPFVVVNCPSIPANLLESELFGYESGAFTGANKAGKKGKFELADKGTIFLDEIGDLPIALQPKLLRVIQERSVERVGSAKPLSLDVRIIAATNRDLEKMVREGQFREDLYYRLNVIPLTIPPLRLRPVDIPLYIECFLIKFTKELKARPLKMDEALRRWLMNYYWPGNVRQLEHVIEYMVNIAKGEVLTLQELPTHLISNEGQSAVEAGLDEQLADYEKQLLRTYVESGATLADKKQAAERLKISLATLYRKLEKYQL is encoded by the coding sequence ATGAAGACAGTCATCTCTAATATCGCACATATCCAGTCTTTTGTGCAGGAATATGCGGAAACCATCACCGACGTTTTGGAATTAGCTGTAACCATCATTGACGAAGAATGTATTAGAATTGGCGGGACAGGTCCTCATGCTGAAAGTATCGGCAGACCGATACCTTGCGGATCTTTTTTTCGGCAGGTCATTGCCAGTGGTCAGCCGGGATTGATTTATGATCAAGATGGTACAAATGTCTGCCAAAACTGTGACACTTCTTTTTACTGCCAGGAGCTGGCCACCATGGGTTTTCCGATTAGCAAACAAGGACAGATTGTGGGCGTTATTGGTGTTATCGCCTTTACTGCTGAACAGAAAGATCGTCTGGTAGGTAATTCAGAAAAATTTCTATCTTTTCTTCGGCATATGAGCAGTTTGCTTGAAAGCAAGCTGCTCATGCTGGATGATCAATGGCGGCTGCAAAATCAGGTTCAGGAAGTATTGGAAACAGTAAATCAGACCTATGTGTTTGGTACTATGCTGGGGCGAGATAAAAATTTCATCCAATTCCTGCAGAAAGCAGAGCGAGTGGCAACTAGCAATTCGACCATTCTGATACGGGGAGAAAGCGGCACTGGTAAGGAGTTGTTAGCCAAAGCGCTTCATGCGGAAAGTGCCCGCAGCCAGCAGCCATTTGTGGTGGTAAATTGTCCGTCGATTCCAGCGAATTTATTGGAAAGTGAACTTTTTGGCTATGAGTCCGGTGCTTTTACTGGTGCCAATAAGGCAGGCAAAAAAGGCAAGTTTGAACTTGCGGATAAAGGTACGATATTTTTGGACGAGATTGGCGATCTTCCTATCGCGCTTCAGCCTAAATTATTGCGGGTTATTCAAGAGCGGTCTGTCGAACGGGTTGGTTCGGCCAAGCCACTGTCGTTGGATGTCCGGATTATTGCAGCCACCAATAGAGACTTGGAAAAAATGGTGAGAGAAGGACAGTTCCGCGAAGATTTATATTATCGCCTGAATGTTATTCCGCTGACTATTCCACCATTGCGCTTGCGGCCAGTCGACATTCCGCTGTATATAGAATGTTTTTTAATAAAATTCACCAAAGAATTAAAGGCAAGGCCGCTGAAAATGGATGAAGCGCTGCGGCGTTGGCTGATGAATTACTATTGGCCAGGCAATGTGAGACAGCTGGAGCATGTCATTGAGTATATGGTCAACATTGCAAAAGGAGAGGTTCTTACCTTGCAGGAACTTCCTACTCATTTGATTAGCAATGAAGGCCAAAGCGCTGTCGAAGCTGGCCTTGATGAGCAATTGGCGGATTATGAAAAGCAACTGTTGAGGACCTATGTTGAATCCGGTGCGACGCTGGCAGATAAAAAACAGGCGGCAGAACGATTGAAGATTAGTTTGGCCACTTTATATCGGAAACTAGAAAAATATCAACTCTAA